The following proteins are encoded in a genomic region of Brachyspira pilosicoli:
- a CDS encoding BMP family lipoprotein — translation MKKYLLIILACFIVFGCGNNSNATNDTSNTKSKIKIAAISGYFGQGFGKSMVAGLERARDELGIELKIVDVGTRSLDYEDQLSSLAQTGEYSLIFLMGWELANALEVVSKSFPEQKFVFVDGVLENPNVYYVNFAEEQGSFLVGVMAALMTTRTDIANINPDKAVGFVGGRDIPVIRNFLNGYIQGVKYIDPNIEVKEVFTGTFDDPARGSELAQSLYSGNVDIVYSVAGPSGEGVLQAAGAAKKYAVGVDVDQCASAPGYISGSMLKRADVGVYDMIEQYVKNPDLAPGVFTYDIIKGGVQLCNDEYMKAIVPQDIIDKIEEIRQKVVNGEIKIESIM, via the coding sequence ATGAAAAAATATTTATTAATCATTTTAGCTTGTTTTATTGTTTTTGGATGTGGAAACAATAGTAATGCAACAAATGACACATCTAATACTAAATCAAAAATAAAAATAGCTGCTATATCTGGTTATTTTGGTCAAGGTTTTGGTAAAAGCATGGTTGCTGGTTTAGAAAGAGCAAGAGATGAATTAGGTATTGAATTAAAAATAGTAGATGTTGGTACAAGATCATTAGATTATGAAGATCAATTATCTAGTTTAGCACAAACTGGTGAATATTCTTTAATATTTTTAATGGGATGGGAATTAGCTAATGCTTTAGAAGTTGTATCTAAATCTTTTCCTGAGCAAAAATTTGTATTTGTAGATGGAGTATTGGAAAATCCAAATGTATATTATGTTAATTTTGCTGAAGAGCAAGGTTCTTTTTTAGTTGGTGTTATGGCTGCACTAATGACAACTAGAACAGATATAGCAAATATTAATCCTGATAAAGCAGTTGGTTTTGTTGGAGGAAGAGATATACCTGTTATTAGAAATTTCTTAAATGGATATATTCAAGGGGTAAAATACATTGATCCTAATATAGAAGTAAAAGAAGTATTTACAGGTACTTTTGATGATCCTGCTAGAGGAAGTGAACTTGCACAATCTTTATATTCTGGAAATGTTGATATAGTTTATAGTGTTGCTGGTCCTTCAGGAGAGGGTGTATTGCAAGCTGCAGGTGCTGCAAAAAAATATGCAGTTGGAGTAGATGTTGACCAGTGTGCTTCAGCTCCAGGATATATATCAGGCAGTATGTTAAAAAGAGCAGATGTTGGTGTTTATGATATGATAGAACAATATGTAAAAAATCCAGATTTGGCTCCAGGCGTATTTACTTACGATATTATCAAAGGTGGAGTTCAATTATGTAATGATGAATATATGAAAGCTATAGTACCTCAAGATATTATTGATAAAATAGAAGAAATAAGACAAAAAGTTGTTAATGGTGAAATAAAAATAGAATCTATAATGTAA
- a CDS encoding ABC transporter ATP-binding protein — protein MELAIEMTNINKSYPQVQANKNINLQVEVGEIHAIIGENGAGKTTLMNILFGLETADSGNIKIFGQDVNINSPKDAFKVGLGMVHQHFKLVPSLTISENIFLGCELKKGIFIDRDLQNKSVVELSKKFSLDVNPTDKIQDISVGIQQRVEILKALYKGAKIIILDEPTAVLTPQESKELFKTLKEFVVKNSMTVVFISHHLDEIMDISDSVTILRLGEVIARKKTKDITKEELASLIVGKQVIEAHNSNINNKKGDVVLEVNNLWARNTLGVPALRGVSFSVHKGEIVGIAGVAGNGQTELADILSGFEYPSYGDVILNGNSIVNKSSEYIRSLGMCHVPADRMNRGCNKNDPIWSNMLMGKQRKEPFAYKSILLNLKNIKNYAQELIKDYDVRASNGDVLIGNLSGGNIQKAIVAREFSQDVDFYLIDQPTRGVDISSSAFIHNEILKMRDMNKAILLISVQLDEIMRLSDRVLVLFNGSIVGEVIPNETTEEEIGLLMAGISSKGDATL, from the coding sequence ATGGAATTAGCTATAGAAATGACGAATATTAATAAATCTTATCCGCAAGTTCAAGCTAATAAAAATATAAATTTACAAGTTGAAGTTGGAGAAATACACGCAATAATAGGAGAGAATGGAGCTGGTAAAACAACTTTAATGAATATTTTATTTGGTTTAGAAACAGCAGACAGCGGTAATATAAAAATCTTTGGACAAGACGTTAATATAAATTCTCCTAAGGATGCATTTAAAGTTGGTTTAGGTATGGTACATCAGCATTTTAAATTAGTACCATCATTAACTATATCTGAAAATATATTTTTAGGATGTGAATTAAAAAAAGGAATTTTTATTGATAGAGATTTACAAAATAAAAGTGTTGTAGAGTTATCTAAAAAATTTTCTTTAGATGTAAATCCTACAGACAAAATACAAGATATATCTGTAGGTATACAACAGAGAGTTGAAATATTAAAAGCTTTATATAAAGGAGCAAAAATAATTATTTTAGATGAACCTACTGCTGTACTTACTCCTCAGGAATCTAAAGAATTATTTAAAACATTAAAAGAATTTGTAGTTAAAAATTCTATGACTGTTGTTTTTATAAGTCACCATCTAGATGAAATAATGGATATTTCTGATTCTGTAACAATTCTTCGTTTAGGAGAGGTAATTGCCAGAAAGAAAACTAAAGATATAACTAAAGAAGAACTTGCTAGTTTAATAGTTGGTAAACAAGTAATAGAAGCTCATAATTCTAATATAAATAACAAAAAAGGTGATGTTGTATTAGAGGTTAATAATCTTTGGGCTAGAAATACATTAGGGGTACCTGCTTTAAGGGGTGTGTCTTTTTCTGTACATAAAGGTGAAATAGTTGGTATAGCAGGAGTTGCAGGTAATGGACAAACTGAGCTTGCAGATATATTGTCAGGTTTTGAATATCCAAGTTATGGAGATGTAATTTTAAATGGAAACAGTATAGTAAACAAAAGCAGTGAATATATAAGGTCTTTAGGTATGTGTCATGTTCCTGCGGATAGAATGAATAGAGGATGTAATAAAAATGATCCTATATGGTCTAATATGCTTATGGGTAAGCAAAGAAAAGAGCCTTTCGCTTATAAATCTATACTTCTAAATTTAAAAAATATAAAAAATTATGCTCAAGAATTAATAAAAGACTATGATGTAAGAGCATCTAATGGAGATGTATTAATAGGAAATCTATCTGGAGGAAATATACAAAAAGCAATAGTAGCTAGAGAATTTTCTCAGGATGTTGATTTTTATCTAATCGATCAACCTACAAGAGGAGTAGATATATCTTCTAGTGCTTTTATACATAATGAAATATTAAAAATGCGTGATATGAATAAAGCTATATTATTAATTTCTGTTCAATTAGATGAAATAATGAGGCTTAGTGATAGAGTTTTAGTATTATTTAATGGATCTATAGTTGGAGAAGTGATTCCTAATGAAACTACAGAAGAAGAAATAGGTCTTCTTATGGCTGGTATTTCTTCTAAAGGAGATGCTACATTATGA
- a CDS encoding ABC transporter permease — protein sequence MRDFLEKKLLPILIGPIIAIVGATLLSAIVILLIRENPIHVYFTLIKGAFGGIRQIAGVLLQSTPIIVSGVAACIAFKSGIFNIGIEGQLYVGGFAATYIGFAYTLPPFIHVIVAILASMVAGMLWIFLPAYFRSKYNANEVVATIILNYVAVLLTSFLTINVFKIPGGWSETPPIHETAYLPRLFEFSRLNVGFFIAIILIAILTFYFQKTSMGYECKVVGSNFEYAQYGGIQNRKIMFRMMMISGAIGGLAGGIEALGVHRRFMEGFAPGFGFDGITAALLSNANPIGTAITSLFFGALRSGSLLMEIDTNVSRELVTVIQALIILFISVKITLKTKSKGR from the coding sequence ATGAGAGATTTTTTGGAAAAAAAATTATTACCTATTTTAATTGGACCTATTATTGCCATAGTTGGTGCTACATTATTAAGTGCTATAGTAATATTACTTATAAGAGAAAATCCTATACATGTGTATTTTACCTTAATAAAAGGGGCTTTTGGAGGAATCAGACAAATAGCTGGAGTATTATTGCAATCTACACCAATTATAGTATCTGGCGTAGCTGCTTGTATAGCTTTTAAAAGTGGTATTTTTAATATAGGTATAGAAGGACAATTATATGTTGGAGGATTTGCTGCTACATATATTGGTTTCGCATATACATTACCACCTTTTATACATGTTATTGTTGCTATATTAGCTTCTATGGTTGCTGGTATGTTATGGATATTTCTTCCTGCATATTTTAGGTCAAAATATAATGCAAATGAAGTTGTAGCTACTATTATACTTAATTATGTTGCTGTTTTATTAACTTCATTTTTGACTATAAATGTATTTAAGATTCCAGGTGGTTGGTCAGAAACTCCACCTATACATGAAACTGCATATTTACCAAGATTGTTTGAATTTTCAAGACTTAATGTTGGATTTTTTATAGCAATAATACTAATAGCTATATTAACATTTTATTTTCAAAAAACATCTATGGGTTATGAATGTAAAGTAGTTGGATCCAACTTTGAATATGCACAATACGGTGGTATACAAAATAGAAAAATAATGTTTAGAATGATGATGATTTCAGGTGCTATAGGTGGTCTTGCAGGAGGTATAGAAGCTTTAGGAGTACATAGAAGATTTATGGAAGGGTTTGCTCCTGGTTTTGGATTTGATGGAATTACAGCGGCATTATTATCTAATGCAAATCCAATAGGAACTGCCATAACTTCATTATTCTTTGGAGCTTTGAGGTCTGGTTCTTTACTTATGGAAATAGATACAAATGTATCAAGAGAATTGGTTACTGTTATACAAGCTTTAATAATATTATTTATTTCAGTAAAAATTACTTTAAAAACTAAAAGTAAAGGTAGGTAA
- a CDS encoding ABC transporter permease, whose protein sequence is MISDIFNISLIAATIRTTTPILLVGLGGAFTTKSGIFNVSLEGQMLMAAFFAVVGSYYTGSALAGVILAIIISLILALVFVLFVVNFKANEVVVGLAINTFASGATISLMKTLFGTRGSVVSDKIVGLPSIGGFTPFVYLSIVFLILVALFIYKTKLGLYIRVVGEKEDAATSQGINVTVIKYISSLLCGLFAGIAGAHLSIGYLTLFTENMSSGRGFMAVAALIFSNGDPLKLFIGCLIFGFSDAIALRMQGFGIPSYIVLMFPYIVTLIFLFANTYNKRKKRILETEETIKKYK, encoded by the coding sequence ATGATATCAGATATATTTAATATTTCTTTAATTGCAGCAACTATCCGTACAACAACACCGATATTATTAGTTGGACTTGGAGGTGCTTTCACTACTAAAAGTGGTATATTTAATGTTTCATTAGAAGGTCAAATGCTTATGGCTGCTTTTTTTGCAGTTGTTGGTAGTTATTATACTGGTTCGGCACTAGCAGGTGTTATCCTTGCTATTATAATATCATTAATATTGGCTTTAGTATTTGTATTATTTGTTGTAAACTTTAAAGCAAATGAAGTTGTAGTAGGGCTAGCTATAAATACTTTTGCTAGTGGTGCAACTATATCGCTTATGAAAACTTTATTTGGTACAAGAGGGTCTGTTGTATCTGATAAAATAGTAGGATTACCAAGTATAGGAGGATTTACACCATTTGTTTATTTAAGTATAGTTTTTCTAATTTTAGTTGCATTATTTATTTATAAAACAAAATTAGGATTATATATAAGAGTTGTAGGAGAGAAAGAAGATGCAGCAACATCTCAAGGTATTAATGTTACAGTTATAAAATATATATCATCTTTATTATGTGGACTCTTTGCTGGTATAGCAGGGGCACATCTTTCTATAGGATATTTAACTTTATTTACAGAGAACATGTCTTCTGGTAGAGGATTCATGGCTGTTGCTGCTTTAATATTTTCTAATGGAGACCCTTTAAAATTGTTCATTGGATGTTTAATATTTGGTTTTTCTGATGCTATAGCTTTAAGAATGCAAGGTTTTGGTATACCATCTTATATAGTTTTAATGTTTCCATATATAGTTACATTGATATTCCTATTTGCTAATACATATAATAAAAGAAAAAAACGTATATTAGAAACAGAAGAAACTATAAAAAAATATAAATAA
- a CDS encoding nucleoside hydrolase, whose amino-acid sequence MKRLILDIDSVGDDILTIFYCAKEKSLKLEGITTVLGASGSIEQATKVALNTLSIADSRNIPVYKGASKPMVGHPKEIMEKPVKINEELANIFGERIKGFNPPAKEPDHREKDKHAVDFIIETIMSNPKEISIVATGPLTNIGMALLQEPALADNIKECYIMGGVFKTPGNITPVVEYNIWNDPEASKIVFNSGVPITLIPLDICEDNSAADSMFTRDDIFDLSLMKNNPVASHIVNFLPLYIDIWREYFKLVGFPMDDVITAAMLVDETICNTTKRVYVDVETEGELSRGQCVAFFGSQILTKPKKENTRICTSINGLKFKKMFKDTINLYSK is encoded by the coding sequence ATGAAACGTTTGATATTAGATATTGATTCTGTTGGAGACGATATATTGACAATATTTTATTGTGCAAAAGAAAAAAGTTTAAAATTAGAAGGAATAACTACTGTATTAGGAGCTAGTGGAAGTATAGAACAAGCTACAAAAGTTGCTTTAAATACATTGTCAATTGCAGATAGTAGAAATATTCCTGTATATAAAGGAGCATCCAAACCTATGGTTGGTCATCCAAAAGAAATAATGGAAAAACCTGTAAAGATTAATGAAGAATTGGCAAATATTTTTGGAGAAAGAATAAAAGGTTTTAATCCTCCTGCTAAAGAACCTGACCATAGAGAAAAAGATAAACATGCTGTTGATTTTATAATAGAAACTATTATGTCAAATCCTAAAGAGATATCAATAGTAGCTACAGGACCTTTAACTAATATTGGTATGGCATTATTACAAGAACCAGCTCTAGCTGATAATATTAAAGAATGCTATATAATGGGTGGAGTGTTTAAAACCCCAGGAAATATAACACCTGTTGTTGAATATAATATATGGAATGATCCTGAAGCTTCAAAAATTGTATTCAACTCTGGTGTACCTATAACCTTAATACCTTTAGACATATGCGAAGATAATTCTGCAGCTGATAGTATGTTTACTAGAGATGATATATTTGATTTATCACTAATGAAAAACAATCCTGTTGCTTCACATATAGTAAATTTTTTGCCTTTATATATAGATATATGGAGAGAATATTTTAAATTAGTAGGTTTTCCTATGGATGATGTAATTACTGCTGCTATGTTAGTAGATGAAACTATATGTAATACAACTAAAAGAGTTTATGTTGATGTTGAAACTGAAGGAGAATTAAGTAGAGGTCAATGTGTAGCATTTTTTGGAAGCCAAATATTGACAAAACCTAAAAAAGAAAATACTAGAATATGTACATCTATTAATGGATTAAAATTTAAAAAAATGTTTAAAGATACTATTAATTTATATTCAAAATAA
- the rbsK gene encoding ribokinase: MSKKILVIGSINKDLVTTTPRFPKEGETILGNNFYTTNGGKGANQACAIGKLGGNVSMLGAVGDDNFGKDLSNALFSNNVNIDNLLIKNNISTGIAVITVTNDGANNIIVVQGANGLITKDDIKEKLIASFDIIVMQLEIPLEIAKYAASIARKLGKIVVLNPSPAIKLDKDFLSCVDILIPNETEIDIIGGIDYAIECGVKNIILTLGADGCDLITKQNRKHFDAYDVNVVDTTAAGDSFLGGVVRMIADDKTIEEAIEFATKVSNITVTRKGAIDSIPTYNEVINNY, from the coding sequence ATGAGTAAAAAAATTTTGGTTATAGGAAGCATTAATAAAGATTTGGTTACAACAACTCCGCGTTTTCCTAAAGAGGGCGAAACTATACTCGGTAATAATTTTTATACTACTAATGGAGGTAAGGGAGCTAATCAAGCATGCGCCATAGGTAAATTAGGTGGTAATGTAAGTATGTTAGGTGCTGTTGGAGATGATAATTTTGGTAAAGATTTATCAAATGCTTTATTTTCTAATAATGTTAATATAGATAATTTATTAATAAAAAATAATATTTCTACAGGCATAGCAGTTATTACAGTTACTAATGATGGTGCTAACAATATTATAGTAGTACAAGGAGCTAATGGTTTAATTACAAAAGATGATATTAAAGAAAAATTAATTGCATCATTTGATATAATAGTTATGCAATTAGAAATACCTTTAGAAATAGCAAAATATGCTGCATCTATTGCTAGAAAACTTGGTAAAATTGTAGTATTAAATCCTTCCCCTGCTATAAAACTTGACAAAGATTTTTTAAGCTGCGTAGATATACTAATTCCTAATGAAACAGAAATAGATATTATAGGCGGTATAGATTATGCTATTGAATGTGGTGTAAAAAACATAATACTTACTTTAGGTGCTGATGGATGTGATTTAATAACAAAGCAAAATAGAAAACATTTTGATGCTTATGATGTTAATGTTGTTGATACCACTGCTGCTGGAGACAGTTTTTTGGGTGGAGTTGTGAGAATGATTGCTGATGATAAAACTATTGAAGAGGCTATTGAATTCGCTACTAAAGTTTCTAACATAACAGTTACAAGAAAAGGAGCAATAGATTCCATACCTACATATAATGAAGTAATCAATAACTATTAA
- a CDS encoding Spy/CpxP family protein refolding chaperone gives MKNINKKVLILVSIAIMVFGSVSLFGQYGRGYGMGYGRGYGRGYGMGCGYGRGYGRGYGMGCNYGYGRGYGAGYGYGRGYGYNNLTQDQINQIQSIESKYFPQIDDLRREVYNKTQTINLEMSKQNPDQNAINKAIDDRAKTLSDLDKLRTEFFLEMDKVFQVK, from the coding sequence ATGAAAAACATTAACAAAAAAGTATTAATATTAGTTTCTATAGCAATTATGGTATTTGGCTCTGTGTCTCTATTTGGACAATATGGTAGAGGCTATGGAATGGGTTATGGCAGAGGATACGGCAGAGGTTATGGTATGGGCTGCGGTTATGGTAGAGGATACGGCAGAGGATATGGAATGGGCTGTAATTATGGATATGGAAGAGGTTATGGTGCAGGTTATGGTTACGGAAGAGGTTATGGATACAACAACCTTACTCAAGACCAAATTAACCAAATACAATCTATAGAAAGTAAATATTTCCCTCAAATAGATGATTTGAGAAGAGAAGTTTACAACAAAACTCAAACTATAAATTTAGAAATGAGCAAACAAAACCCTGACCAAAATGCTATAAATAAAGCTATAGATGACAGAGCTAAAACTTTATCTGATTTAGACAAATTAAGAACAGAGTTTTTCTTAGAAATGGATAAAGTATTTCAAGTAAAATAA
- a CDS encoding vWA domain-containing protein — protein sequence MKKFLFIILSVVFFAALENLYCQYTEITQDDIIIEKLVTGYQINIRKKNNIDNIRLLFKLQNNKYSYLYLNQSSDAASLININKVSIHSKLGTSLQTSIGESVYLDTNNGNARIVLADNMELILEALDNNGNIVTDSKFLFKIDNNKKTNPIITLRNVEKEGDLYAFYLYYSGGENGKYAFYVREGLTNTTYKLIKTSFNYALQADNSGIILEDTYNSKIGKQLYIKAYFKKLPEDRYLSFNVFNTKGETFTYPIDYIIENKITNTAANTTTTTEKKINVPPVIEPPTQEIIGLNTNEMIVSKKQINNNNIERNFFDGEAIDSLNNASELKSHYADDEKDLKTQVYNIIDKYNSAVDLVLVLDTTESMHPYLTSIKEEIKSISKKIFKKDINSRIGFLLYRDVNDTYLTKKIDFDNNMNKIYRDVNYFYASGGGDKAEPMYEAIQKALEDFDYKNENKVVIVITDAPAKVIGKANADTNKRTAKEKNIKIEYILVKEIKRNTEDIEKPIF from the coding sequence ATGAAAAAATTTTTATTTATTATTTTATCGGTAGTATTTTTTGCTGCTTTAGAAAATTTATATTGTCAATACACAGAAATCACACAAGATGATATTATTATAGAAAAATTGGTTACAGGTTACCAAATAAATATAAGAAAAAAAAATAATATAGACAATATAAGACTATTATTTAAATTACAAAATAATAAATACTCATACCTTTATCTTAATCAATCATCTGATGCTGCTTCATTAATAAATATTAATAAAGTATCAATACATAGTAAATTAGGCACATCTTTACAAACATCTATAGGAGAATCTGTGTATTTAGATACTAATAATGGAAATGCCAGAATTGTATTAGCAGATAATATGGAACTTATATTAGAAGCATTAGATAATAATGGAAATATTGTAACAGATTCAAAATTTTTATTTAAAATTGATAATAATAAAAAAACAAACCCTATAATAACATTAAGAAATGTAGAAAAAGAAGGCGATTTATATGCATTTTATCTTTACTATTCCGGCGGAGAAAATGGAAAATATGCTTTTTATGTAAGAGAAGGACTAACTAATACTACATATAAATTAATTAAAACTTCATTCAATTATGCTTTACAAGCAGATAATAGCGGAATAATATTAGAAGACACATATAATAGCAAAATAGGTAAACAGCTCTATATAAAAGCCTATTTTAAAAAATTACCTGAAGACAGATATTTATCATTTAATGTATTTAATACTAAGGGAGAAACTTTTACTTATCCTATAGATTATATAATAGAAAACAAAATAACAAACACTGCCGCAAATACTACAACAACTACAGAAAAAAAAATTAATGTTCCTCCTGTAATAGAACCTCCTACACAAGAAATTATAGGATTGAATACAAATGAAATGATAGTAAGCAAAAAGCAAATAAATAATAACAATATAGAAAGAAATTTTTTTGATGGCGAGGCAATAGATTCTTTAAATAATGCTAGCGAATTAAAAAGCCATTATGCTGATGATGAAAAAGATTTAAAAACTCAAGTATATAATATTATAGATAAATATAATTCAGCAGTAGATTTAGTGTTAGTGTTAGATACAACAGAAAGTATGCATCCATACTTGACTTCAATAAAAGAAGAAATTAAATCTATAAGTAAAAAAATATTTAAAAAAGATATTAATTCAAGAATTGGTTTCTTACTTTATAGAGATGTAAATGATACTTATTTAACAAAAAAAATAGATTTTGATAATAATATGAATAAAATATATAGAGATGTTAATTATTTTTACGCAAGCGGTGGCGGAGATAAGGCAGAACCTATGTATGAAGCAATACAAAAGGCTTTAGAAGATTTTGATTATAAAAATGAGAATAAAGTAGTGATAGTAATTACAGATGCCCCTGCCAAAGTTATAGGTAAAGCCAACGCTGACACAAATAAAAGAACTGCAAAAGAAAAAAATATTAAAATAGAATATATACTCGTAAAAGAAATAAAAAGAAATACAGAAGATATAGAAAAGCCAATATTTTAA
- a CDS encoding YkgJ family cysteine cluster protein, translating into MKKIKKKNDILEFSCIGCGLCCKENGYVYFSLEDIKKASEYLNINPLVFINKYLKHSYSLEYHIKVDEENKCPFLDEKDKCIIHDAKPKQCRTFPYWNEYIDKNGNLISGKFKRPCPGIKTKRKK; encoded by the coding sequence ATGAAAAAAATCAAAAAGAAAAATGATATATTGGAATTCTCTTGTATAGGATGCGGACTATGCTGTAAAGAAAATGGATATGTGTATTTTTCTTTAGAAGATATAAAAAAAGCTTCAGAATATTTAAATATTAATCCTCTTGTATTTATAAATAAATATCTAAAGCATAGCTACTCTCTTGAATATCATATAAAAGTTGATGAAGAAAATAAATGTCCTTTTTTAGATGAAAAAGACAAGTGTATTATTCATGATGCCAAACCAAAACAGTGCCGCACTTTTCCTTATTGGAATGAATACATTGATAAAAATGGAAATTTAATATCTGGAAAATTTAAAAGACCTTGCCCAGGCATTAAAACTAAAAGAAAAAAATAA
- a CDS encoding HD-GYP domain-containing protein, with translation MSEELNIDKYITLTLDEIKEIKDNLIAHNIPLFRMDKENNIISFPTEQLSLIVDNPKYSNIKLYAPKSFSHFINEFKLLNTNTGATYVETTKYVFQTPKEAAEEMSRKISEISKMSYNEKVNIIETYNKELKEIKVDEKHTINRNTAQQIVDAGNDVGLIAKVTMFESIKKIKGNEITQDQAKLENQEINDTTTSLVNTIVNMLSKNLETQKVFTELRNFSDGGVMAHSNRVFVSYVNFLAFYNNLIKRRNLIHSIRTSFPTVYKKYYENMTASSEKYRIYEDFRTLEDCIDNGMRFVEEKEMNLYSIGALLHDIGKVKDLDYFEGESGRDYERIKKHLFNSYTLVSQTSEYSLEVILTVALHHEYYGLGYGPYERLYKLKLEKVPSFQIPRIMSYEAKVIDDCDAFAYFPAKMLEIIDVYDALIDPARKYRGGKTFTPEEALNIMKEDFIEKHVKLDPILYDVFVEFLSNSIEKDLLSSKLE, from the coding sequence ATGTCTGAAGAATTAAATATTGATAAATATATAACTCTTACTTTAGATGAAATAAAAGAAATAAAAGATAATTTAATAGCACATAATATACCATTATTTAGAATGGATAAAGAAAATAATATAATATCTTTCCCTACAGAACAGTTAAGCCTTATAGTAGACAATCCCAAATATTCTAATATAAAATTATATGCCCCTAAAAGTTTCTCCCACTTTATAAATGAGTTTAAATTATTAAACACTAACACTGGAGCAACATACGTAGAAACAACCAAATACGTTTTTCAAACCCCAAAAGAAGCCGCAGAAGAGATGAGTAGGAAAATTTCTGAAATATCCAAAATGAGCTATAATGAAAAAGTAAATATAATTGAAACTTACAATAAAGAATTAAAAGAAATAAAAGTTGATGAAAAACATACAATTAATAGAAATACAGCTCAGCAAATAGTAGATGCAGGTAACGATGTTGGACTTATTGCTAAAGTTACTATGTTTGAGAGTATTAAAAAAATTAAAGGAAATGAGATTACACAGGATCAGGCAAAATTAGAAAATCAGGAAATTAATGATACTACTACTTCTTTGGTAAATACAATAGTTAATATGCTTTCAAAGAATTTAGAAACACAGAAAGTTTTTACAGAATTAAGAAATTTCTCTGACGGAGGCGTAATGGCCCATTCAAACAGAGTTTTTGTTTCTTATGTAAATTTTCTTGCTTTCTATAATAATCTTATAAAAAGAAGAAATTTAATACATAGCATAAGAACCTCTTTTCCTACAGTATATAAAAAATATTATGAGAATATGACTGCCTCTTCAGAAAAATACAGAATATACGAAGACTTTAGAACTCTTGAAGACTGTATTGATAATGGCATGCGTTTTGTAGAAGAAAAAGAGATGAACTTATACTCTATTGGTGCTTTGCTTCATGATATAGGAAAAGTAAAAGATTTGGATTATTTTGAGGGTGAATCTGGAAGAGACTATGAAAGAATAAAAAAACATTTATTTAATAGCTATACTCTTGTAAGTCAAACTTCTGAATATTCTCTTGAGGTTATTTTAACTGTTGCTTTGCATCATGAATATTACGGGCTTGGTTATGGACCTTATGAGCGTTTATACAAATTAAAATTAGAAAAAGTTCCTAGCTTTCAGATACCGAGGATTATGTCTTATGAAGCTAAGGTAATAGACGATTGTGATGCTTTTGCTTATTTTCCAGCTAAAATGCTTGAGATAATAGATGTGTATGATGCTTTAATTGACCCTGCAAGAAAATATAGAGGAGGAAAAACTTTTACTCCTGAAGAAGCTCTAAACATTATGAAAGAAGATTTTATAGAAAAACATGTGAAGTTAGACCCTATACTTTAT